From the Mesorhizobium koreense genome, the window TCCGCGTCCTGGCGAGGCGGGCCTGGTATTCTTCGTGGGAGAAGTGAAGATTGCTGAGGGTCATCTTTGCTGGTTCCGTTGGGATGATCAGGAAGAAAAGGTCTGGCCGACGCCGAGTTCCACCGCGCGGCGGCGGGCGAGCGTGGCAATCGCGGTGTCCTGCACGCCAGTGCCGGTGAGGTCGGCGAAAGTGATATCGCTGTCGGCTGTACGGCCTGCTGCCTTACCGGCGATGACGGCGCCAAGCTCGGGAAAGTCAGCGTCCGCATCGGCAAGGCCGGCGGCGATGGCGTGATGCAGTTCGCCGAGGATGCGTGTCTGCGACAGGCGGTCGGCGATATAGCGGTCCGCCTTGCCGACCAGTTTCGGGTCGATCTCGTTCTTGTGTTCGGCGTCGGAGCCCATGGCTGTGATATGCTGGCCAGAGGAAATCCAGTCGGCTATCAGGATCGGTGATGTCGAGGGCGTCGTCGTGACGATGATGTCTGCGCCCCTGGCGGTTTTTTCGGGATCGGCAGATGCCCGAACCTCGATCCCGAGGCGTTTTTCCAGGTCGGCGGCGGTCGCTTCAGCTTTTACCGCATCGCGCGCCCAGATGCGGGCGCGGCGGATCGGGCGCACGAGACGCAGTGCCTCCAATTGCAGCCTCGCCTGCACGCCGGCGCCGAAGATGGCAGCCGTTTCGGAATCCTCACGGCTCAGATGCTTCGCTGCGACCGCGCCGGCGGCTGCGGTGCGGACATCGGTGAGATAGCCATTGTCGAGCAGCGCCGCTTCCAGAAGGCCGGTCCTGGCGGAGAGCAGCATCATCAGCCCGTTGACCGAAGGCAGGCCAATCTTCGGATTGTCGAAGAAGCCGGGACTGATCTTGATGGCGAAGCTTTCCAGCCTCGGCACATAGGCCGTCTTTACGTCCACCTCGCCATTGGCCTCCTTAAGGTCGAGCCTCAAGATCGGCGGCATGACTACCGCGCCGCCGGCGAGCGCGCGGAAAGCCTCCTCGACCACGGACACGGCGTCGGCGTCGAGCGGCACCAGCTTTCGCAACTCTTTTTCGGTAAGGATCGTCACATCGGGCATGGCGTACCTTCAGGCTCTCGGCGTTTCGCCGTTGATGACACAGCGATGCAGGTCGGGCGCGATGTTCTTGCCGCTGAGGATAATCGCTGTCGGCCCGGAGAGCTTCACCGAACCGTTAAGCAGCGCCGCGATACCAACTGCCGCCGCTCCTTCTATCACTTCGCCTTCGGCCTCGTAGGCGAAGCGGATGCCGGCGGCAATGTCGTCCTCGCCGACCAAGACGCATTCATCGACATAGCGCTTCGTCATATCGAATGTATGCCGGTTTTCCAGCCCGATGCCGCCGCCGAGCGAATCGGCAAGCGACGGCTCCTCGGGCACCTCGACCGGGCGACCGGCCTCCAAACTGGCCGCCATGGCAGGGCAGCTTTTCGAGCCGACGCCGATGATGCGGGTTTGTGGGCTAAGCGTCTTCACGGCAAGCGCCACGCCGGAGATCAGGCCGCCGCCGGAAAGCGGAACCAGCACGGTTTCCAATTCTGGCGCATCTTCCATCACCTCCATGCCGAGCGTGCCCTGCCCGGCGATGACGGCTGCGTCGTCCATCGGCGAGACGCGCCTCAAACCTTCCGTCTTCTCCAGTTCCGAAGCGGCGCGTTCCGCTTCGTCCTGGCTCTTGCCGACGATGCGGATATCCGCGCCGAGCGCGCGGATCGCCTCGACCTTGTTCGAGGGCACCAGCGCCGACATACACACGACCGCGCGCGTGCCCGCCGCGATCGCCGCATGGGAGAGTGCCCGGCCGTGATTGCCGGTGGAGAAGGTGACGACGCCTCGCGAATGTTCCTCTTCTGTGAGAGAAAGCACTGCATTTGTGGCGCCGCGCAGCTTGAAGCTGCCGGTCGTCTGGTGATGCTCGCATTTCAGAAGGACGGGTGTGCCGGCGATCCGCTCAAGCCCGGGTGAGCGCCGCATCGGGGTACGCAGCACGCGACCGGCGATCCGCCTGCGCGCCTCAAGAATGTCGGTGAACGCTATCGCCATGACTGAGGTCCGGACATGCGGAACGGCGGATGATCCGGGCGCCTCGGCGGCCGGCATTTTGCCATCTGATTGTGCTGCCGATACTATGCCTTGGCAATGATAGTGGTTCTATCCAATCTGACCGGAACGGACAGCCGATCCTCCTGCCGTCCGGTCGATAAAAAGAGACATCCTCCCTCGACTCGGAGGCCGCTCTCCGCAACCCTGAGGGTAACAAAAACAACGATATGGGGAATATCCGGACTTCATGCTCATTGCAGCCGACAGGCATATCGGAATGTCTCGAACGGCGCTTTCGAAAGACCGGCCGACGCCGGCACATCATCTGCGGCAAGACCTCTGGAAGGATAGTCAAATGGGAAAGAAAACCAGCATCTCATTCACCAAACTGATGGTAAGCACCGTGGGCGCGCTCACGATCGCGGCTATGTCGGCAAGCGTCGCGGGCGCAGTGACGCTCAAGGACGTCCAGGACCGCGGCTATATCCGCATCGCGGTGGCCAACGAGATTCCTTACGGCTACATGGACCCGAGCGGCGATGCCAAGGGTGCCGGACCCGACGTGGCGAGGGCCATCGTCGAGCAACTCGGCATCAAGCCGGAGAACATCCAGTGGGTGGTGACGAACTTCTCCTCGCTCATCCCCGGCCTGCAGGCCAACCGCTTCGACATGACGGCATCCGAGATGGCCATCCGTCCGGAACGCTGCCAGAAGGTTGCCTACACCGAGCCCAACACCTCCTATGGCGAAGGTCTGCTCGTGGTGAAAGGTGATCCGAAGGGCCTCCACACCTATTCCGACTTCAAGAAGGACGGGCTGAAGGTGGCGGTCATGGCGGGCGCCGACCAGCTCAACATGATGCAGAAGCTCGGCGTGCCGGAAGCGAATATCGTCACCATAGCCTCGAACGCCGATGCAATCTCCACCGTCTCGACCGGCCGCGCCGACGCCTATGCGGCGACGGGCCTGACGGCCAGCGAACTGGCCAAGAAGAGCGACAAGGTCGCGCTGGCGCCGGACTTCACCGATCCCGTGATCGACGGCAAGGAGGCGCGGAGCTGGGGCGGCTTCAACTTCAACAAGGACTCCGCCGATCTGCGCGACAAGTTCAATGAGGCGCTTGTGAAGTTCAAGAAGACCGACGAGTGGAAGAAGATCCTCGAGAGCTACGGCTTCACCCCTGCCGACATCAAGGGCTCCACCGAAAAGACAACCGAAGAGCTCTGCTCGGAAAAATAAGGAAGTGTGGGGCGGCGCGGGAATTCGCGCCGCCCTTCTTCAAACAGGCCGGTAGTGCAGCTTGCGCCGCGCGGGCCATGTCTTCCTGCCGCGCCATCGTATCCGTTATCCTGGTGAACAGGGGATGATTCACCGATGGAATGGAGTGAATACCTCAAGCCGCTGATGCAGGGCGCGTGGATCACCGTCCAGCTCACCGTCTATTCGACCATCCTCGGGGCCATCTGTGCCTTTGCCTTCGGCATCGGCAAGCTGTCGTCCAACTGGGCGATCAAGGGCTTCGCAATCGCCTATATCGAGATTTTCCGCGGCACCTCGCTTCTGGTGCAGCTTTTCTGGCTCTATTTCGCGCTGCCGATCGCGGGCGACGCCATCGGCATCAATCTGCGCCTGCCGCCGGTCGCCGCCGGCGTGCTGGCGCTAGGCCTCAATATCGGCGCCTATGGGGCTGAGGTGGTGCGCGGCGCCATCCAGTCCGTCCGCTACAGCCAGTACGAGGCGGCCAAGGCACTCAATTTCTCGCCGCGCCAGGCGCTCTGGCGCATCGCCCTGCCGCAGGCCATTCCCGAAATGATGCCGGCCTTCGGCAATCTCGCGGTGCAGAATTTGAAGGATACGGCGCTCGCCTCGCTGATCAGTCTCGGCGACCTCGCCTTCGTCGCGGAACGCATCCGCAATTTCACGCAAGACAGCACGACCATCTATACGATGATCCTGTTCATGTATTTCGGCATGGCGCTCGTCATCGCGGGGTTCATGCATCTGCTTGAACGTGCTGTCGGGCGCTGGCGTACCGTGGGGCATTGAGCGATGCTGTTCGGTTTTGCATGGGACACTTCGCATGGCGAACTCGCCTTCGCCATTTCCATCCTGCCTATCCTGCTCATGGGGCTGGTGGTGACGATCGAAGCCTCCATCGCCGGCTTCGCGGTCGCCATGGTGCTCGGCCTGGTCTTCGCCATCCTGAAAGGCGTGCCTTCGCGCCTCGTCTCATGGCCGACGACGCTGATCATGGAGTTCTTCCGCGATACGCCGCTTCTGGTGCAGCTTTTCTTCCTCTATTACGTGCTTGCCGATTACGGCGTCATCCTGCCGGCTTTCCTTACCGGCTGCCTGGCGCTCGGCGTGCAGTACAGCGCTTATATGGCGGAAGTTTACCGGGCTGGCATCGAAGCGGTGCCGATCGGGCAGCGCGAGGCGGCCAGAGCGCTCGATTTCTCCGCCCGGCGCACCTTCACGCACATCATCCTGCCCCAGGCCATACCGCGCGTGGTTCCCGCGCTCGGTAATTACCTGGTCTCCATCATGAAGGACGTGCCGGTGCTCTCCGTAGTGACGGTGCTGGAAATGCTCGGCGTCGCCAAGATCATCGGCGACCAGACTTTCGATTATCTCGTGCCGCTGACGATGGTCGGTGGAATCTATCTGATCCTGACGATCGTCTGCTCGGGCGTCGTTCGCTATGTCGACATGAGGCTTCCGAAAACCGGGATACCGCTCAAATGACCGAACCCATCATCAAGTTCGACAAGGTGGTGAAGAAATACGGCACCCATGTCGTGCTGGACGAACTGGATTTCGACGTGAAGCCCGGCGAGAAGGTCACCATCATCGGGCCTTCGGGGTCGGGCAAATCGACCGTGCTGCGCATCCTGATGACGCTGGAGGAGATCTCAAGCGGCGTAATCCACGTAGACGGTGATCCGCTGTGGCACGAGGAGCGGAACGGCAGCTTGCAGCCGGCGTCGGAGGCGCATCTGAAGAAGATGCGCGCCAAGCTCGGCATGGTATTCCAGCAATTCAACCTCTTTCCGCATATGAGCGTGATGCGCAACATCACCGAAGCGCCGATCAACGTCCTGAAACTGCCGAAGGCGGAAGCGCGCGACCGCGCCGAACAGCTCCTCAAGATGGTCGGACTGACCGAGCACGCACACAAATTCCCCTCGCAGCTCTCCGGCGGCCAGCAGCAGCGCGTCGGCATCGCACGCGCGCTCGCCATGCGGCCGAAGATCATGCTCTTCGACGAGCCGACCTCGGCACTCGATCCGGAACTGGTCGGCGAGGTGCTGAACGTCATCGGCAGCCTCGCGGCGGAGCACGACCTGACCATGCTCCTTGTGACGCACGAAATGCGCTTCGCGCGCGAGGTCTCAGACCGTATCTGCTTCTTCGACCGCGGCCGGATCAGGGAGCAGGGCACGCCCGAAGAAATCTTCACCAACCCGAAGGAGGAGCGAACGCGCGGTTTCCTCAAGGCCGTCCTGGAAGGCTGACGATCGGTTCAGGCTATCAGGGGTCGCAGGAGCGTTTCCTGCCTGACCGTGAGCGAGAATGTCGTTCGCGCGTTTTTGTTTGCCGGAAAATCTGGACGCAGCCGTCGCCGACGTTCTAAACTTGCCCCGTCTATCGAGAGGGGCCCGGACCGGCTTGACCAAAACCAGATCCGAGACACCGAGACTCGATGCGCGGGACATCAAGATCCTAGCCATCCTGCAGCGTGAAGGAAGAATTCCGAAGGCGGCGCTCGCCGAGCGCGTCAATTTGTCGGCTACACCGTGCTGGGAGCGGCTGCGGCGGCTCGAGGAAGCCGGCATCATTCAGAGCTACGGCGCGCAAATCTCGCTGAAGGCGTTCGGACCGGTGGCGATCGTGTTCGTGGAGATCGAGATCGAGAGCCATCGCAGCGAGGATTTCTCCCGCTTCGAACACGCCGTCGCACGCATTCCCGAGATCGTCGAATGCTGGGCGGTCGGCGGCGGCATCGATTATCTGTGCAAGGTGGTCGTACGCAACCTCACCGACTATCAGGCGCTGATCGAAAGGATGCTGGGCGATCAGGTGGGCATCCGCCGCTATTATTCCTACGTCGTCACCTCGGCCGTTAAGAACGAGCCCATGCCCGTCAACCTGCTCGTCCAGCCGTAGAGCGAGTTTGGTCTGACGGGAACTGCCAGACAAAACTCGCCCTCGCATAGACGATCCTTTCGGCGCCACTGCCGGAAACAGTTCATCCATCGGTTTTCACAGCCGAGTTTGGCGAACGCCTCTCCTCGCGCCCCGCTATTGTCGTGGCTAGGAAATTCATCCGTCACGACGCGTGCCATGGCGAAAACAGCAAGTTTGAGAGACAGGATTCCCGGTCCGGGCGGCGATCTCGCCGACACGAAGCTCTTCTGCGCCGCCTCCTTCATCGACGGCGAGCGGATCGGCATCGATGCCGCCGGTCACGCCGCGATCGCCGTCACCGATCCGGCGACGGGAGCGGTAATCGGCTCGATCCCGGCACTCTCCGCCGCGGAATCACGGGCGGCTGTCGACGCCGCCTCCGCTGCCTTTCCCGGCTGGGCAGCACTGCTGCCGCAGGATCGCTCGGCCGTCCTGCGCAAATGGTTCACGCTGATCGCAGAGGCGCGCGAGGATCTGGCGCGGATCATGACGCTCGAACAGGGCAAGCCGATCTCCGAGGCGCGCGGCGAGATCGACTACGCCGCCTCCTTCGTCGAATACTACGCCGAGGAAGCGAGGCGCGCGAATATAGAGAGCGTGACGTCGCATCTGCCCGATGCGGAAGTGGAATTGTGGCGCGAGCCGGCGGGTGTCGCCGCGCTCATCACGCCATGGAATTTCCCGGCCGCGATGCTGACACGCAAGGCGGCTGCAGCGCTCGCCGCCGGCTGCACATGCGTCGCGCACCCCTCCGCCGAGACGCCTTTCTCCGCGACCGCTCTTGCGCTTCTGGCCGAGCGCGCCGGCATGCCGCGCGGCGTCTTCAATATCGTCACCGGCCATGCGCCGGAGATCGTCAAGCCATGGACGGAGGACGAGCGCGTGCGCGTGCTCTCCTTCACCGGCTCGACCGAGATCGGACGGCTGCTCTTCCGCCAGTCGGCGGACACGGTGAAAAGGCTGGTGCTGGAACTCGGCGGGCTCGCGCCCTTCATCGTCTTCGCCGACGCCGATCTCGACCAGGCAGTCGAGGAGGCAATCAAGGCCAAATTCGCCACCAGCGGCCAGGATTGCCTCGGCGCCAACCGCTTCTTCGTCGAGCGACCTGTCTATGACGCCTTCTCGATCCGCTTCGCCGAGGCAACCGCCAAGCTCAGCGTCGGCCGAGGCATGGACGATCCCGATATCGGCCCGCTGATGAACGAGCGCGCGGTGGCGAAGCAGCGCGAACAGGTCGAGGACGCGCTTAAGAAAGGCGCGCGCTGCCTCACCGGCGGCAAGGGACATTCCGCCGGTCCGCTCTTCTTCGAGCCGACCGTGCTCGCCGACGTCCCGCCAGACGCGCTGATCATGCATGAGGAGACGTTCGGGCCGGTGGCGGCGATCGCTCCGTTCGACAGCGAGGAGGAGGTGCTGAAGCGCGCCAACGACACCGAATACGGGCTCGTCGCCTATCTCCACACCAACGATCCGCGGCGCATCTACCGCGCCAGCCGGGCGCTGCAATACGGCATGGTCGCGGTCAACCGCACCAAGGTCACCGGCGCTCCCATCCCCTTCGGCGGCATGAAGCAATCCGGCCTCGGCCGCGAGGGCGCGCGGCTCGGCATGGAGGCCTTCACGGAGGTCAAATATGTCTGCCGCGACTGGCGCTGAAAAGATTTCAAATACCTGAAAGGACAAGCCAATGCTTACCAACGATCAACTCGGCAAATGGGACAGGGAAAACTTCTTCCATCCCTCGACGCATCTCGCGCAGCATGCGCGCGGCGAGACGCCGACACGCGTCATGACCGGCGGCTCGGGCGTCTATATCGAGGATCGCAACGGCACGCGGCTTCTCGACGCCTTCGCCGGCCTTTATTGCGTCAACGCCGGCTACGGCCGTACCGAGATTACTGACGCCATCGCCAAGCAGGCGAAGGAACTCGCCTACTACCATTCCTATGTCGGCACCGGGACGGAAGCCTCCATCACGCTTGCAAAGATGGTGCTGGAGCGTGCGCCGAAGAACATGTCGAAGGTCTATTTCGGCCTCGGCGGCTCCGACGCCAACGAGACCAACGTCAAGCTCGTCTGGTACTACAACAACATCATCGGCCGGCCGCAGAAGAAGAAGATCATCTCGCGCTGGCGCGGCTACCACGGCTCCGGCCTGATGACCGGCTCGCTGACGGGGCTCGAACTCTACCACAAGAAGTTCGACCTGCCCTTCCCGCAGGTGAAGCATACCGAGGCCCCCTATTATTACCGCCGTGCCGACCGCTCGATGAGCGAGGAGCAGTTCTCCGAACATTGTGCGGCCGAGCTTGAAAAGCTGATCCAGGCCGAAGGGCCGGACACGGTCGCCGCCTTCATCGGCGAGCCGGCGCTCGGCACTGGCGGCATCGTACCGGCGCCGAAGGGCTATTGGGCGGCAATCCAGAAGGTGCTGAAGAAGCATGACATTCTTCTGATCGCCGACGAGGTGGTCACCGGCTTTGGGCGTCTCGGCTCCATGTTCGGTTCGGACCATTACGGGATCGAGGCCGACATCATCACCATCGCCAAGGGCCTGACCTCGGCATACGCGCCGCTCTCCGGCTCGATCGTGTCGGAGAAGATGTGGAAGGTTCTGGAAAAGGGCACGGACGAGAACGGCGCCATCGGCCATGGCTGGACCTATTCGGCACATCCGATCTGCGCGGCGGCGGGCGTCGCCAATCTGAAGGTGATCGACGAACTCGGCCTCGTGAAGAACGCAGGCGAGACCGGCGCCTACTTCAACAAGGCCATGAAGGACGCGCTCGGCGGCCACGCCAATGTCGGCGACGTGCGCGGCGAAGGGCTGCTCAACGCCGTCGAGTTCGTCGAGGACAAGGACGACCGCAAATTCTTCGACCCGGCGAAGAAGATCGGCCCGCTGGTATCGGCGGCGCTGCTACGGCTCGGCATCATCGGACGCGCCATGCCGCAGGGCGACATTCTGGGCTTCGCGCCGCCGCTTTGCCTGACACGCGAGGAAGCGGACAAGATCGTCGACGGGACAAAGAAGGCGGTAGCCGAAGTGCTCGGCTAGGCAACCGATAGATTCCAGGGACCGACGGCGCGGCGGACAGAACTCCGCCGCGCCGTCCTGCTGTTCTGACGATCCTTATCGCGACGACCGTCAGCATCACAGCGGAAATGCCGGGCAAGCTTGTCGTACGCTGCCCGCTGGCGGTCCGGCGAAAGATTCACCGGACACGCGCTTGACAGGCTCATCGGCCGCCGCTTAACTCAACTGGTTGTCTGGTCCGACAAGTCGATTAGTTGATGGCATACGACGGAAAATCAAACGAGCCGACACGCCTGACGGAACTCCCGACCTTCCGGGAGGGCATCGTCAAGCGGCCGCTCACCAATGTCATCAGCGACAAGATCGCCGAACTTATTGCGTCGGGAATCCTTCAAGTCGGGGATGCGTTGCCGAGTGAGCGCGAGCTTGCAGTCGCGCTCAACGTAGGCCGGGACGCGGTTCGCGGCGGTATCCAGAACCTCGCGGCTCGGGGCATATTGGAGATTTCCCAAGGCGCCCGCACCCGCGTGCGGCGCAACGATGTCGGGCCGGTCACGATCGGCGTTGCAACGGCGCGAGCGGTGGAGGCCTACGATATCGAGTCTGTCCACGCCGCACGGTTGCTGGTCGAAAGGGAGGTGGTCGCGGACGCGGCGCGCCATATGGACGGACGCCGGCTGGCACTGCTCGACACGCTCCTGAACGCCCAGAAGAAAGCCATCGAAGATCCGGTGCGGTTCCTGATCTGCGATCACGAATTCCATGCCGCGATCTATCAGGCGTCGCCCAATCGGCTCCTCGCCGATTTCAGCACCGACCTCTATTCCTACATGATGGAATACCGGCGCCAGGTGATGGCGCGTCCGGGCGCCATCGCGATCAGCTATTCCGACCATCTCGCCATCACGGACGCGCTTCGCGCGCACGATCCGGAAGCCGCCGCCGAAGCTTTCGCGGTCCACACCGGCCGTATCTACACCACGACCCAGGGCCTCATGCAGGGAAAAAACTGAAAAGGCCGCCGGTCATCACCATGCTCAATCGCAACACCGGCCATTCCGGCCGGCTTTACGGGAGGTACAAATGGAACGAAGAACTTTTCTCAAGCTCACGACCAGCGCCGCGCTTGCTGTCGGGGCAGGCGCATCGGGCATCCGGGCCGCTGCCGCCGCCGGCAAGGAAATCGCCTATCTGACGCCGGGCCTCGATCTTCCCTTCTGGCGCTATCTGTCAAAGGGGATCGAGGCGACGGTCAAGGCGAAAGGCTACGGCTTCCAGGCGCTCGATTCCCATAACAGCGCGCAGACCCAGCTTCAGAACGCGCAGGACTCGATCGCCCGCGGGGTCGCCGGTATCGTCATCTCGCCGACCGATTCCTCGACCGCGCCCAGCGTGCTCGCCCTCGCCAAGCGGGCGAACATACCGGTCGTCATCGGTGATATCGGTACGAACAGCGGCGACTATGCGTCCTTCATCATCTCCGACAATTACCGGGGTGCGCACGATGTCGGCGTGGCCCTGGCCGGGGCGCTGAAGAAAAAGGGCTGGGAGAACGGCTCCGTCGGCATCGTTGCGATCTCGCAGGCGCGCAAGAACGGACAGGCCCGTACCAAGGGCTTCCTCGACGGCCTGAAGGAAGGCGGGTTCACCGGCAAGCAGGCCGGCATGCAGCAGATGCAGTCCTACACGGCGGACGAGACCTTCAAGTTCACGCAGGACCTGCTCACGGCCAATCCCGACATGCGCGGCCTTTTCATCCAGACCGACCAGCCGGCGATCGGCGCGCTGCGCGCCATCAAGGCGGCCCGCCGCGACGGCCAGGTGCTGCTCGCCGCCTTCGACGGCATCCCGGACTTCGTCGACCTCCTCAAATCGGGGCAGATCGTCGTCTCCGGCATGCAGCAACCCTACCTCATGGGCGTCCGCTCCGGCGAGGCGTTGCTTGAAGCGCTCGACGGCAAGACGCCGAAGAAGGAGATCCTGGTGCCGATCCTCGCGGTCACGAGCGAGAATATCGAAAAGGAACTGCCGACCATCAAGAAGACCGTTTTCGCCAACGAGGTCTGAGCAGGCGGCGACAAGTCCTGCGCCGCTCTACGGCGCAGGACGTTCGATGGAATGAAAGATGCAGCAGCTTTCCTCTGAGGGCACGGATAGTCCGCTTCTCGTCGCGCATGGCATCGCAAAGGCTTTCGACCGCACGCAGGCGCTCGCCGGCGCGGATTTCGAACTGGCCGAAGGCGAGATCCACGGGTTGCTGGGGGCAAACGGGGCCGGCAAGTCGACCCTGTCGAAGATCATCGCCGGCCACTACGCGTTCGATGCGGGTGAAATCGTCTATCGCGGCCATCCTCTTCAACTGCGCGGCACGCGCGACGCACTCAGGGTCGGCATCGCCATCGTGATGCAGGAGACAAGTCTCGTTCCCGATCTCACGGTGCTTGAGAACATGTTCCTTCCTGAACTGGGAAGGCCCGGCCGGCTCGACTACCGCGCCCTGAGAGAGCGGGGGAGGGAAATCCTCGGCTCCCTTGGCCAGGAGGGCAGCCTGCTGTTCGACCGGGAAGTGCGGCGGCTCTCTTCCGCGCAGAAGCAACTGGTCGAGATCGCCAAGGCCCTTGGCGTCGGCGCCAAGCTCCTCATCTTCGACGAACCGACCGCTTCGCTCAGCCCGGGCGAGGTCGAACGCCTGTTCGACATCATGACCCGGCTTCGCGCCAGCGGTCACGGCCTTGTCTTCGTGTCGCACAGGCTGGAGGAGGTGTTCTCCATAACCGATCGCGTGACGGTGATGCGGGAAGGCCGCAGCGTGCTGAAGGGAAAACCCACCGCGGGAACGACGCAGGCGGAACTCATCCGCGCCATGGTCGGGGCAGAACTTGGCGCGATCTATACCGATCCGCATTCCAGGGGCGTGGCAACGGAAGAGCGGCCGGTAGCACTCTCGGTTCGGCATCTTTCTTCCGCGCCCATCGTCAAGGATGTCAGTTTCACCGTTCATGATGGCGAGATTCTAGGCCTGGGCGGGCTTGTCGGCGCCGGGCGATCCGAGACGGTCGAGGCGATTTTCGGCCTTCGCCAGCGCACGGGCGGGGACGTCCTCATCAAGGACAAGCCGCTCAGGGGAAACGACCCACAAGGCGCTATTCGTGCCGGGATCGGGTTCGTGGCCGAGGACCGGCGCAGCCAGAACATCGTCCCCGACCTGTCGGTCAAGGAGAACCTGCTGCTTGCCCA encodes:
- a CDS encoding sugar ABC transporter ATP-binding protein, translated to MQQLSSEGTDSPLLVAHGIAKAFDRTQALAGADFELAEGEIHGLLGANGAGKSTLSKIIAGHYAFDAGEIVYRGHPLQLRGTRDALRVGIAIVMQETSLVPDLTVLENMFLPELGRPGRLDYRALRERGREILGSLGQEGSLLFDREVRRLSSAQKQLVEIAKALGVGAKLLIFDEPTASLSPGEVERLFDIMTRLRASGHGLVFVSHRLEEVFSITDRVTVMREGRSVLKGKPTAGTTQAELIRAMVGAELGAIYTDPHSRGVATEERPVALSVRHLSSAPIVKDVSFTVHDGEILGLGGLVGAGRSETVEAIFGLRQRTGGDVLIKDKPLRGNDPQGAIRAGIGFVAEDRRSQNIVPDLSVKENLLLAHLGAHSGFFRAYQSRERKVKELLKRLGLPEERLADSSMLNFSGGMQQKIIIARWLVLEPKVLILDEPTKGVDIGTRASIYAMLRDIVADGVAVVVVSSDFEELLGLCDRIVVMSDGRTIADLPSAMLDEEKLTLLAAPRTSMARNTELLDALTREFDGAGFWTLIENDKLICLNSVVKKASLDPGFGPGEARQLAQTLIPEALSQREPIFVAERDRSRTTLLVPMRSARGHDLGWVGLSLSPGGKLPSPESIKARIETMAATL
- a CDS encoding FadR/GntR family transcriptional regulator: MAYDGKSNEPTRLTELPTFREGIVKRPLTNVISDKIAELIASGILQVGDALPSERELAVALNVGRDAVRGGIQNLAARGILEISQGARTRVRRNDVGPVTIGVATARAVEAYDIESVHAARLLVEREVVADAARHMDGRRLALLDTLLNAQKKAIEDPVRFLICDHEFHAAIYQASPNRLLADFSTDLYSYMMEYRRQVMARPGAIAISYSDHLAITDALRAHDPEAAAEAFAVHTGRIYTTTQGLMQGKN
- a CDS encoding substrate-binding domain-containing protein yields the protein MERRTFLKLTTSAALAVGAGASGIRAAAAAGKEIAYLTPGLDLPFWRYLSKGIEATVKAKGYGFQALDSHNSAQTQLQNAQDSIARGVAGIVISPTDSSTAPSVLALAKRANIPVVIGDIGTNSGDYASFIISDNYRGAHDVGVALAGALKKKGWENGSVGIVAISQARKNGQARTKGFLDGLKEGGFTGKQAGMQQMQSYTADETFKFTQDLLTANPDMRGLFIQTDQPAIGALRAIKAARRDGQVLLAAFDGIPDFVDLLKSGQIVVSGMQQPYLMGVRSGEALLEALDGKTPKKEILVPILAVTSENIEKELPTIKKTVFANEV